One stretch of Ahniella affigens DNA includes these proteins:
- a CDS encoding TraB/VirB10 family protein encodes MSIRKKFEELTPQGKRNAIVGVGFLGVALTVVLFSSDKPAVPDRGPESVANVLTPANPKDLGLSAISAELDKLRKTVEEQRQAQPVTVPTEDPEVASLRAELQLLQDELRGMREAKTATGGSSASSPQAMVAPAPVPLPPPPAFQTIEDDLEPATEPTAMADEAAEADSYLPAGTLVTGKLLYGLDASTASAAIRNPQPVVVRIKHDAILPNRFRFDVRECFLTAAGYGDLSSERVMLRSENLSCVRQDGAVLDIKLEAIAVGEDGKVGLRGKLVSKQGRAIGLATLAGIAEGASQALGQGTTFVTPGSGDVLSQAGGRGLSSSLDRVAEFYIEKADQLSPILEVSSAREVTFALVTGAHLQMVERPKQG; translated from the coding sequence ATGAGCATTCGGAAGAAGTTTGAGGAATTGACCCCGCAAGGAAAGCGCAACGCCATTGTCGGCGTGGGCTTTTTGGGTGTCGCTCTGACGGTCGTCCTTTTTTCAAGCGACAAGCCGGCGGTGCCGGACAGGGGACCCGAGTCAGTGGCGAACGTGCTCACGCCAGCTAATCCGAAGGACTTGGGCCTCTCAGCGATCTCAGCCGAGCTCGACAAGCTTCGAAAGACGGTCGAAGAACAGCGTCAGGCCCAACCTGTCACTGTCCCGACCGAGGACCCAGAAGTCGCGTCACTCCGAGCGGAGCTGCAGTTGCTGCAGGACGAGCTCCGTGGCATGCGCGAGGCAAAGACAGCCACCGGCGGCTCTTCTGCTTCGTCACCGCAAGCAATGGTCGCGCCAGCACCGGTACCGTTGCCACCGCCACCGGCTTTTCAAACGATCGAGGACGATCTTGAACCAGCAACCGAGCCAACCGCGATGGCTGACGAAGCAGCCGAAGCGGACTCGTACTTGCCTGCAGGGACGTTGGTCACCGGCAAGCTGCTTTACGGGCTCGACGCCAGCACAGCATCAGCCGCAATCCGCAACCCTCAGCCCGTTGTGGTCCGAATCAAGCATGACGCGATCCTTCCCAATCGCTTCCGCTTTGACGTCCGAGAGTGCTTTCTGACAGCAGCTGGCTACGGCGATCTCTCGTCCGAGCGCGTCATGTTGAGATCAGAGAACCTCTCGTGTGTTAGGCAGGATGGGGCCGTCCTCGACATCAAGCTCGAAGCAATTGCAGTCGGTGAGGATGGCAAAGTTGGATTGCGTGGCAAGCTTGTCAGCAAACAGGGCAGAGCAATTGGTCTAGCCACGCTGGCCGGCATCGCCGAGGGTGCGAGCCAGGCTTTGGGCCAAGGCACCACCTTCGTGACGCCCGGCAGTGGGGATGTCCTTTCTCAGGCAGGCGGAAGAGGGCTCTCGTCGTCGCTCGATCGCGTCGCAGAGTTCTACATTGAAAAGGCTGATCAGCTTTCGCCGATTCTGGAAGTGTCCAGTGCTCGCGAGGTGACGTTTGCGCTAGTGACCGGAGCTCACCTTCAGATGGTCGAGCGCCCGAAGCAAGGTTGA
- a CDS encoding TraK domain-containing protein, whose protein sequence is MRTLFALFVTLALANSTARADQMAVPGLPIKLQSQPAANSKTQSSTTTGTATISQPGAQLDLDDIDRLVAEERARLGTAVPSSPGRPLVAPTVPKPKVDVEFGRTVSISVGLGQVNRFVAPFKAIRIQHQSTATVRKQGEVIYVSPTDTTPFALYIEDQSDPRRTIGLLIRPHPDVPPVQVELSVPGYVAAAGPISRGKAPSHILALRSLLRDLATGEIPPGYSLSAFEPDLYPAPRCAVPGLAFVPSQVVTGGEMMVVIARIENTSSGVLELDEASCADRDVAAIAMWPSALLPPSGSAELMFVYRTPALSGARARPSLVESTE, encoded by the coding sequence ATGCGCACACTTTTTGCCCTATTCGTTACGTTGGCGTTGGCCAACTCCACAGCACGGGCGGACCAGATGGCAGTGCCTGGCCTGCCGATCAAACTCCAGAGCCAGCCTGCGGCTAATTCGAAAACGCAGAGCAGTACGACGACAGGGACAGCAACAATCTCCCAACCAGGAGCGCAACTCGACCTGGATGACATTGATCGCCTGGTAGCCGAGGAGCGTGCCAGGCTTGGCACCGCTGTCCCAAGCTCTCCAGGCAGGCCGTTGGTTGCACCAACGGTGCCGAAGCCGAAAGTGGATGTCGAGTTCGGACGCACTGTGTCCATCTCGGTCGGACTTGGACAGGTCAATAGATTCGTTGCGCCATTCAAGGCAATCCGCATCCAACACCAATCTACCGCGACGGTCCGCAAGCAAGGCGAGGTCATCTACGTCTCACCGACCGACACCACGCCGTTCGCACTGTATATCGAAGACCAATCGGATCCACGGCGCACGATCGGGTTATTGATCCGGCCGCATCCTGATGTTCCACCGGTCCAGGTCGAGTTGTCGGTACCTGGCTACGTCGCCGCTGCCGGCCCAATTTCGCGAGGCAAAGCGCCGTCCCACATTCTAGCTCTCCGGTCCCTGTTGAGGGACCTTGCAACCGGCGAGATTCCACCCGGATATTCGCTGTCAGCATTTGAGCCGGACCTGTATCCCGCACCGCGCTGCGCGGTACCTGGTCTCGCCTTCGTGCCATCCCAAGTGGTGACTGGTGGCGAAATGATGGTGGTGATCGCTCGCATTGAGAACACATCATCTGGCGTCTTGGAGCTTGACGAGGCCTCCTGCGCAGATCGCGACGTAGCAGCCATCGCCATGTGGCCATCGGCGCTCCTGCCGCCATCAGGAAGCGCAGAGCTCATGTTTGTTTATCGAACCCCTGCCTTGTCTGGCGCCCGCGCCAGACCGTCACTCGTGGAGTCAACGGAATGA
- a CDS encoding TraE/TraK family type IV conjugative transfer system protein — translation MRAADFLAKSREQLRAATWTKIALCVSVVLNLLLAVAAVNRDITIHLPPSASADELVIQDADASQETKLAFGLYISGLLGNVSPNNAAFVERAIGRFVTPRAYQTYLQNLQQEAIKIREEQLTTNFQATDASYDAKTDTVEIGGLLITRGVTAVEQQTYRTFRLKFVVVGHQPMLDALSVSDDHSRLTVNR, via the coding sequence ATGCGCGCCGCTGACTTTCTCGCAAAGAGCCGTGAGCAGCTTCGGGCCGCGACCTGGACGAAGATCGCCCTATGCGTATCCGTAGTGCTCAATCTCCTGCTGGCGGTTGCCGCCGTCAATCGAGACATTACGATTCATCTGCCGCCGTCAGCCAGTGCGGACGAACTCGTTATCCAGGACGCTGACGCTTCACAGGAGACCAAGCTGGCCTTTGGCCTCTACATTTCTGGGCTGTTGGGGAACGTAAGTCCGAATAATGCTGCATTTGTTGAGCGTGCCATCGGCCGCTTTGTAACACCAAGGGCGTATCAGACCTACCTGCAAAACCTGCAGCAGGAAGCAATCAAGATTCGCGAAGAGCAACTGACCACCAATTTCCAGGCTACGGATGCGTCGTATGACGCCAAGACCGACACCGTCGAGATCGGCGGATTGCTCATCACACGAGGTGTCACCGCCGTAGAGCAACAGACCTACCGGACTTTCCGACTCAAATTTGTCGTAGTGGGGCATCAGCCGATGCTGGACGCGCTGTCGGTTTCCGATGATCACAGTCGCCTCACCGTCAATCGCTAA
- the traL gene encoding type IV conjugative transfer system protein TraL, with product MSDSRIPTMVDVPTQFLFLRADEAAPAVCMIGAGIAFNFLVVSILAAIALVYVTRKFRNARPDGYLLHMLWWYGFGGARGRLAKFPFVRAIYPL from the coding sequence ATGTCCGATTCCAGAATTCCCACGATGGTCGATGTCCCGACCCAATTTCTGTTCTTGCGCGCCGACGAGGCTGCCCCAGCCGTCTGCATGATCGGCGCCGGAATTGCATTCAATTTCCTGGTCGTCAGTATTCTTGCTGCGATCGCGCTTGTGTATGTCACGCGGAAGTTCCGCAACGCCCGGCCCGATGGCTATTTGTTGCATATGCTGTGGTGGTATGGATTCGGCGGCGCCAGAGGTCGGCTCGCCAAGTTCCCGTTCGTTCGCGCAATCTACCCGCTCTGA
- a CDS encoding RNA-guided endonuclease InsQ/TnpB family protein yields MTDTSSTLSRAYRMRAYPTPEQARLLAQLAGATRHVWNWSLAKRTSAYRERGERLNWVSLSREFTEYRRDPERPWLAALPRDPFNQVLRDQERAFANFFAKRAAYPRFKRRGGNASVRFTLDQRRRQVRDTGGRWATVDLPGLGSLKLRRTEALNGRLRSIALSRDSAGRWHGAVTADGIARPVVHAPAVGAVGLDAGLRDLLVIADGHVTRRVPAPKALASKQARLRRYQRRQSRQIETQMRAQGLDPTKPCPKGVRLGCSNRRRKTQRQIGRLHAQVADLRRDALHQASAAVVREAQVIGIEDLAVKAMSRGMGRKAFRRSVADAALGELRRQLTYKAGWHGRKLIAVNRFYASSKTCGACGAIHAALKLKDRRWVCPACGMEHDRDENAAKNIRTEALRLIAASSPATPRSGESDARGEAAAALGRTSPDGLPTSRKREPTDENLGARAARPKRLSRPRKTRTDRVAVGSG; encoded by the coding sequence ATGACTGATACATCGTCGACACTTTCCCGCGCCTATCGCATGCGGGCCTACCCGACCCCCGAGCAAGCGCGCTTGCTCGCGCAGCTGGCCGGTGCCACCCGGCACGTGTGGAACTGGTCGCTGGCCAAGCGAACCAGCGCGTACCGCGAGCGGGGCGAGCGCTTGAACTGGGTCTCCCTTTCGCGCGAGTTCACCGAATACCGGCGCGACCCGGAGCGTCCCTGGCTCGCGGCCTTGCCGCGAGACCCGTTCAACCAGGTGCTGCGCGATCAGGAGCGGGCGTTTGCGAACTTCTTCGCGAAGCGCGCGGCCTATCCCCGGTTCAAACGCCGCGGTGGAAATGCTTCGGTGCGCTTCACCCTTGACCAGCGCCGCCGGCAGGTACGAGACACCGGTGGCCGGTGGGCGACTGTCGATCTGCCTGGCCTTGGCAGTCTGAAGCTACGCCGCACCGAAGCACTCAATGGCCGTCTGCGTAGTATCGCGCTGTCGCGTGACAGTGCCGGACGCTGGCACGGTGCCGTCACCGCCGATGGCATTGCGCGACCGGTAGTTCATGCTCCCGCCGTTGGTGCGGTCGGTCTGGACGCTGGACTGAGGGATCTCCTAGTCATCGCCGATGGTCACGTCACTCGCCGCGTTCCGGCGCCCAAGGCGCTGGCCAGCAAGCAGGCCAGGTTGCGCCGCTACCAGAGGCGGCAGTCGCGGCAGATCGAGACGCAAATGCGTGCCCAGGGTCTGGATCCCACCAAGCCTTGCCCGAAGGGCGTACGGCTCGGCTGTTCGAATCGTCGGCGCAAGACGCAGCGGCAGATTGGGCGTTTGCACGCGCAGGTGGCCGACCTGCGCCGTGACGCCTTACACCAAGCCAGTGCGGCCGTGGTGCGCGAGGCACAGGTCATCGGCATTGAGGACCTCGCGGTCAAGGCTATGAGCCGGGGCATGGGCCGCAAGGCCTTTCGTCGCTCGGTCGCCGACGCTGCACTCGGTGAACTGCGCCGGCAGCTCACCTACAAAGCCGGGTGGCACGGGCGCAAGCTGATCGCGGTGAATCGGTTCTACGCGAGCAGCAAGACCTGTGGCGCGTGTGGTGCCATTCACGCCGCCCTGAAACTGAAGGACCGCCGCTGGGTCTGTCCGGCCTGTGGCATGGAACACGACCGCGACGAGAACGCGGCGAAAAACATCCGGACCGAGGCGCTGCGGCTGATCGCAGCGTCGTCGCCGGCTACCCCGAGGAGCGGGGAAAGTGACGCACGCGGAGAGGCCGCGGCAGCGCTTGGCAGAACATCGCCAGACGGACTGCCGACCTCGCGGAAGCGTGAACCCACCGACGAAAACTTAGGTGCAAGAGCCGCAAGGCCGAAGCGCCTGAGCCGACCCCGCAAGACCCGAACGGATCGGGTTGCTGTGGGGTCTGGATGA
- a CDS encoding DUF4400 domain-containing protein, giving the protein MLSFWQRAAIAVVVTFAIIGVLVSDQWIRDAAESELTSIQRWFGESARAEVVDRAARWYTAAIVDTGFADEVWKGYTRTPEQRARSPEFETGPFKAGLDWFETRIVVFFTLIFQVFLRLSAVVLWAPYLALLIIPAAIDGWVRRKIKQTSFSYTSPLAHSYSMLAIKTAIVGILFVFLLPVPLPFGCIPAAGVLVALALGLVIANTQKRI; this is encoded by the coding sequence ATGCTGAGTTTTTGGCAGCGGGCAGCCATCGCCGTCGTCGTCACATTCGCAATCATCGGTGTGCTGGTCAGCGATCAGTGGATCCGCGACGCCGCAGAAAGCGAGCTCACCTCGATCCAGCGCTGGTTCGGCGAATCAGCGCGCGCCGAGGTCGTTGATCGAGCCGCGCGTTGGTACACGGCAGCCATCGTTGACACTGGATTCGCTGACGAGGTCTGGAAGGGCTACACGCGAACGCCTGAACAGCGCGCGCGCAGCCCAGAGTTCGAAACTGGCCCATTCAAAGCTGGGTTGGACTGGTTCGAGACTCGAATCGTCGTCTTCTTCACCCTCATCTTTCAGGTCTTTCTGAGGCTTTCCGCCGTGGTTCTTTGGGCGCCCTACTTGGCCCTGCTGATCATCCCAGCAGCCATCGATGGGTGGGTACGCAGGAAGATCAAGCAAACCAGCTTCTCCTACACGAGCCCTCTTGCGCATAGTTACAGCATGCTCGCTATCAAGACCGCGATCGTTGGGATCCTGTTCGTATTTCTTCTGCCGGTGCCCCTGCCGTTTGGATGCATTCCGGCAGCCGGTGTCCTGGTCGCATTGGCACTCGGTCTCGTGATCGCGAATACTCAAAAGCGAATCTAG
- the traD gene encoding conjugative transfer system coupling protein TraD (Members of this protein family are the putative conjugative coupling factor, TraD, as the term is used for the SXT and TOL plasmid systems.) yields the protein MSVSTSTDYEYQDPFRPIYEVYSIVGWLSGAVGLALAGAWHGAPGSYYAAVGAAAVWGLRDVPEAMRLMAQRKRLAGRSLTFGSLSDIKAKMAQRPDAIWLGVGFRWGQAEAQLASEIKRRSPQRMIADDPRKGQPWLHGIGAVEEDVYLPIDHARGHTLIVGTTGSGKTRLLENLIAQAILRNEACIIIDPKGDKELLATARAVCAAQGRPDRFAMVHKAFAQQSIRLDPMKNFASSAQLATRVATLVARDKSLDAFSGFCQKTLKVIADGLLMMGKKPSLRAFLQYVEGGVDGLLIRTLAYHFSLVAPPQWQSTTTDARRSIAAKPGVTPDQATAKAYVAYYRESQDTVQGMKSAVIDGLIGQFEHDRTHAAKLLVSLIPILHMLTTGDLGELLSPIESDPTDQRDILDFRRIIENRRVLYIGLDSLSDPMVGTAMGSLLLADLASLAGDIYNYEGASVPIACFIDEAAECISDPTIALLNKGRGAGFSLTILTQTFADFAAAVGSEPKARMILGNANNLICQRIKDGDTQRYVAENVPETVIRSVARSQGASNNSISPIAFTGSVSESLKEETCPLIDPATLGCLPDLEFFANISGGHVYKVATPILRMEPNCGTQA from the coding sequence ATGAGTGTGAGCACGAGTACGGACTACGAGTATCAAGACCCATTTCGCCCGATCTACGAGGTCTACTCAATCGTGGGCTGGCTATCTGGTGCAGTCGGCCTGGCACTGGCCGGAGCATGGCACGGTGCCCCTGGAAGTTACTATGCCGCTGTCGGAGCCGCCGCGGTGTGGGGGTTGAGAGATGTTCCCGAGGCCATGCGCCTCATGGCGCAGCGCAAGCGACTGGCCGGCCGTTCGCTGACCTTCGGGTCGCTCAGTGACATCAAGGCCAAGATGGCTCAGCGGCCGGATGCAATCTGGCTCGGCGTCGGGTTTCGTTGGGGTCAAGCAGAGGCTCAGTTGGCTTCCGAAATCAAACGTCGGTCCCCGCAAAGAATGATCGCTGACGATCCGCGCAAGGGCCAGCCATGGCTCCACGGAATTGGGGCTGTGGAAGAGGATGTTTACCTGCCCATCGACCATGCACGCGGCCACACGCTGATTGTTGGAACCACGGGATCCGGGAAGACCCGGTTACTGGAAAATCTGATCGCCCAGGCAATCCTGCGCAATGAAGCTTGCATCATCATTGATCCTAAAGGCGACAAAGAGCTCTTGGCCACGGCTCGAGCAGTTTGCGCTGCGCAAGGTCGACCTGATCGATTCGCGATGGTGCACAAAGCTTTCGCCCAGCAGTCCATTCGCCTGGATCCGATGAAGAACTTTGCGAGCTCGGCGCAGCTCGCCACGCGCGTGGCGACTCTGGTAGCCAGGGACAAGAGCCTCGACGCCTTCTCAGGATTCTGTCAGAAAACTTTGAAAGTGATCGCGGACGGACTGTTGATGATGGGCAAGAAGCCATCCTTGCGGGCGTTCCTCCAGTACGTCGAAGGTGGCGTGGACGGACTGCTGATTCGAACACTTGCCTACCATTTTTCGTTGGTTGCACCGCCCCAATGGCAAAGCACGACGACTGACGCTCGCCGTTCCATCGCGGCCAAACCAGGCGTGACTCCTGACCAAGCCACCGCAAAGGCGTACGTCGCTTACTATCGAGAAAGCCAGGACACAGTCCAAGGCATGAAGTCAGCAGTCATAGACGGTCTGATCGGGCAGTTCGAGCATGACCGTACCCACGCTGCCAAACTTCTCGTCAGTCTAATCCCCATTCTCCACATGCTCACTACCGGTGACCTTGGCGAATTGTTGTCACCGATCGAAAGCGATCCAACGGACCAACGCGACATACTGGACTTTCGCCGAATCATTGAAAATCGCCGTGTCCTGTACATTGGACTCGACAGCCTCAGTGACCCCATGGTCGGTACCGCCATGGGGAGCCTACTGCTCGCTGACCTGGCCAGTCTCGCCGGGGACATCTACAACTACGAGGGGGCGAGCGTCCCGATTGCATGCTTCATTGACGAGGCCGCAGAATGCATCAGCGACCCGACCATCGCGCTGCTGAACAAGGGCCGCGGGGCCGGGTTTTCGCTCACCATCCTCACTCAGACGTTTGCGGATTTTGCTGCCGCGGTCGGCAGCGAACCAAAGGCTCGTATGATCCTGGGCAACGCGAACAACCTCATCTGTCAGCGGATCAAGGATGGGGACACGCAACGATACGTGGCAGAGAACGTGCCCGAGACGGTCATCCGCTCCGTTGCCCGGTCGCAAGGCGCCTCAAACAACAGCATTTCACCCATAGCCTTCACTGGCTCTGTGTCCGAGTCCCTGAAGGAGGAGACGTGCCCCCTCATAGACCCCGCGACACTGGGCTGCCTGCCTGACTTGGAGTTTTTTGCGAACATTTCCGGTGGCCACGTCTATAAGGTCGCCACCCCAATTCTGAGGATGGAGCCAAACTGTGGAACACAAGCATGA
- the mobH gene encoding MobH family relaxase encodes MSFHSPSPFLRFIANVARSMGLATSALPAAPTAQPVPTAGPLVPAPQPAQRVSLPFVQNQANLAAYPPESPLLRHMSAAELLAPHQELIARINRALGLNDTQVRAVVQPMLERFARYAHLIPASESDHHCEPGGLLQHSLETAFYAIQQTEAMVFALEEPPDRRRKIEPLWRFAAFTGGLVHDIGKALESVHARSPGGASEWQPTTEPISKWLDENGLEAFELTWNPDRKLRSHEKFGAILAVEILGPDGVQHLESVPGAGVFSALLDALAMSRDRKSTLATIISKADGLSVEQDYEALRARPSMRDAHQRLAYRVMRLAMLRIREGYWRPNQPGQPIWCAVDGVFAVVPGFYNGILESAQAINEAGIPHHSSRIRAELARAGLIEADAQGEPSLTTLALPTPTAGVTSNEVAIRILRPDLLLGDVPPPPPIHIRPHQGLMDPPEAPKHPRAAKRDAPKPKDEQGDLFTVQAEPEAKPAADASGDLPETPSIPAPAPSDPDRDQASEWFESQQAAGEIMRAILDANLSTDGPIQVYRLDGRCLIETVGLVTSIGFSLREIIDALADRWLDHVAPDGTTRYAFEHKVAGRSRKVFALNAEASSYAFKYAPELFDPSSRRAAMSLANTAAPAPKRGRKT; translated from the coding sequence ATGTCTTTCCATTCCCCGTCCCCATTTCTCAGGTTCATTGCCAATGTCGCTCGCTCCATGGGCCTTGCGACCAGTGCGCTACCGGCTGCTCCGACAGCACAGCCTGTCCCGACCGCTGGACCGCTCGTGCCGGCACCACAGCCTGCGCAACGAGTTTCCTTGCCCTTCGTGCAGAACCAGGCCAACCTGGCCGCGTATCCGCCCGAAAGTCCGCTGCTGAGGCACATGTCTGCCGCAGAGCTACTTGCGCCTCACCAGGAACTCATCGCGCGAATCAATCGAGCACTGGGTCTAAACGACACCCAAGTGAGGGCTGTCGTGCAGCCTATGTTGGAGCGATTCGCGAGATATGCACACCTGATACCCGCGTCTGAGTCCGACCACCATTGTGAACCAGGTGGCTTGCTGCAGCATTCACTTGAGACAGCCTTCTATGCCATCCAGCAAACCGAGGCAATGGTTTTCGCGCTTGAGGAGCCACCTGACCGCCGGCGAAAGATCGAGCCATTGTGGCGCTTTGCGGCATTCACTGGCGGCTTGGTTCACGATATCGGGAAGGCCCTGGAGTCTGTACACGCCCGATCCCCTGGAGGCGCCTCGGAATGGCAGCCAACAACCGAGCCGATCTCCAAATGGCTTGACGAAAACGGCCTAGAGGCTTTTGAGCTGACGTGGAACCCAGATCGGAAGCTCAGGTCGCACGAGAAATTCGGCGCCATACTCGCCGTCGAAATTCTCGGCCCCGACGGTGTCCAGCACCTTGAGAGCGTCCCCGGCGCCGGCGTGTTCAGCGCCTTGCTCGACGCGTTGGCAATGAGCCGCGATCGGAAAAGCACGCTTGCCACAATCATCAGCAAAGCGGATGGGCTATCCGTAGAGCAGGACTATGAAGCCCTGCGAGCACGACCGTCAATGCGCGATGCGCATCAACGCTTGGCATATCGAGTCATGCGGCTCGCCATGCTTCGGATTCGGGAGGGCTACTGGCGCCCTAACCAGCCGGGCCAGCCGATCTGGTGCGCCGTTGATGGTGTGTTTGCTGTCGTCCCTGGTTTTTACAACGGCATCCTCGAATCTGCCCAGGCGATCAACGAAGCTGGCATTCCTCACCACTCCTCGCGCATTCGCGCCGAACTCGCCCGCGCCGGTCTAATCGAGGCTGACGCCCAGGGAGAGCCCTCACTCACCACGCTTGCACTACCAACGCCGACGGCAGGCGTCACGTCAAATGAGGTTGCGATCAGAATTCTGCGCCCAGACCTGCTCCTCGGCGATGTCCCTCCGCCACCGCCAATCCACATTCGACCGCACCAAGGCCTCATGGATCCGCCAGAGGCTCCCAAGCACCCTCGGGCTGCGAAGCGCGATGCACCGAAACCGAAGGATGAGCAGGGCGATCTATTCACCGTGCAAGCTGAGCCAGAGGCAAAGCCCGCTGCAGACGCCTCAGGGGATCTTCCGGAGACGCCGAGTATTCCTGCTCCCGCGCCTTCTGATCCGGATCGCGATCAGGCAAGTGAGTGGTTCGAGTCGCAACAGGCTGCCGGCGAGATCATGAGAGCCATTCTCGACGCGAACTTGAGTACAGATGGTCCAATCCAGGTGTACAGGCTCGACGGCCGGTGTCTAATCGAGACGGTTGGTCTGGTCACGTCGATCGGGTTCAGTTTGCGAGAAATCATTGACGCACTGGCAGATCGATGGCTGGATCATGTTGCGCCGGATGGCACCACCCGATACGCGTTTGAGCACAAGGTCGCTGGCCGATCTAGGAAGGTGTTTGCTCTGAATGCAGAGGCAAGCTCATATGCCTTCAAGTACGCGCCGGAGCTGTTCGATCCATCCAGTCGGCGCGCCGCGATGTCACTTGCAAACACGGCCGCTCCGGCTCCGAAGCGTGGGCGCAAGACATGA
- a CDS encoding tetratricopeptide repeat protein has protein sequence MKKTLIALALAAAIGVASTTRSNSQLDELIERATSGDIAAQRELGQAYLQGTDVARDDGQGVSWLTQAADAKDTEAAYLLGDYYGRMAASSPRPNLILLQKQAQYLKTAAIAGHPKATLDMAELLLTRASAEDVPEEKRARAIADGELLLRHGADNGYVPAMIDLADRLETGRGIKANPEESLSYRERAATKGDKPSQYRLYTFYSDQQNPRRSETRARLWLKRAADAGHGQASADYARMLMSGQGTPKNLDLAAKYVAAAEAASVPDSVQLRKDLDAQRKVVDQRTAAEVLATTDALAPPSIPPKPDAIVRPPETLNDSGTESADSLLTDPVVAQFSSQIQALEERLQALGTHAEDLKAQVAERDSRIAELQRERDAALAWRAQSESAIAKINRVLVESGMAPIKLRDPPKFQKPYQEKAPVLAVVPSPSNGADDYAKGIVSMRAKRYEEARTLFERASSRGHTGAANNLGLMLVRGLGGPPAVDKGIALLVKAANAGSASAAESLAAMYDFGIGVERDRNLAIEYYELAVRRGSEKAKTGLARLQSDSPALSQL, from the coding sequence ATGAAAAAGACATTGATTGCGCTCGCTTTGGCTGCTGCCATCGGCGTTGCCAGTACGACACGGAGCAATTCCCAGCTGGATGAACTGATTGAGCGCGCCACTTCCGGCGATATTGCCGCGCAGCGCGAGCTCGGTCAGGCGTATCTCCAAGGCACGGATGTTGCGCGTGACGACGGTCAGGGCGTGAGCTGGCTGACGCAGGCAGCCGACGCAAAGGACACTGAAGCCGCCTACTTGCTCGGCGACTACTACGGCAGAATGGCCGCCTCCAGTCCGCGCCCAAACCTGATCTTGCTCCAGAAGCAGGCCCAGTATCTGAAGACCGCTGCAATTGCTGGCCATCCCAAGGCGACTCTGGACATGGCTGAGTTGCTGCTCACGCGCGCCTCTGCCGAGGATGTGCCCGAGGAGAAACGTGCACGTGCCATCGCTGACGGGGAACTGCTGTTGCGCCACGGCGCCGATAACGGATATGTCCCCGCGATGATCGACCTAGCAGACCGACTTGAGACCGGCCGAGGCATCAAGGCGAATCCCGAAGAGTCGTTGTCATATCGGGAGCGCGCAGCAACAAAGGGCGACAAACCGTCTCAGTATCGCCTCTACACGTTCTACTCTGACCAGCAAAACCCAAGGCGCTCTGAGACCCGCGCTCGACTCTGGCTGAAGAGGGCAGCTGATGCTGGCCACGGTCAGGCGTCGGCAGACTATGCTCGAATGCTGATGTCTGGCCAGGGCACCCCCAAGAACCTCGATTTAGCAGCTAAGTACGTCGCTGCAGCGGAAGCAGCGAGCGTTCCCGATTCAGTGCAGCTGCGGAAAGACCTTGACGCTCAACGAAAGGTCGTCGATCAGCGCACGGCTGCCGAGGTGTTGGCTACGACCGATGCGCTTGCGCCACCTTCTATCCCACCCAAGCCTGACGCAATCGTTCGACCTCCGGAGACGCTTAATGACTCGGGCACAGAGTCGGCTGATAGTCTGCTTACGGATCCTGTTGTTGCTCAGTTCTCATCCCAGATCCAGGCGCTGGAGGAACGACTCCAGGCCCTCGGAACCCATGCTGAGGACCTGAAGGCGCAAGTGGCAGAGCGAGACAGTCGCATCGCAGAGCTGCAACGCGAGCGTGATGCTGCACTCGCATGGCGAGCACAGTCTGAAAGTGCAATCGCCAAGATCAATCGGGTGCTTGTCGAGTCCGGAATGGCGCCTATCAAGCTCCGGGATCCACCAAAATTCCAGAAGCCTTACCAAGAGAAAGCGCCAGTTCTTGCCGTCGTTCCTTCCCCCAGCAACGGTGCTGACGACTATGCCAAGGGCATCGTGTCTATGCGAGCCAAGCGCTACGAAGAAGCGCGAACCCTGTTCGAGCGCGCTTCTAGTCGCGGGCACACTGGTGCGGCAAACAACCTTGGTCTGATGCTCGTGCGAGGCCTCGGCGGACCGCCAGCGGTTGACAAGGGCATCGCGCTGCTCGTCAAGGCAGCGAACGCAGGGAGCGCCAGCGCAGCCGAAAGCCTTGCTGCAATGTACGATTTCGGGATCGGCGTCGAGCGTGATCGCAACCTCGCAATTGAGTACTACGAGTTGGCTGTCCGGCGCGGCTCGGAGAAGGCGAAGACGGGCTTGGCCAGGCTGCAATCTGATAGTCCCGCTCTGTCTCAGCTGTGA